A window from Flavobacterium sp. 83 encodes these proteins:
- a CDS encoding NRDE family protein: protein MCTVSFIHAHDTIIITSNRDEKIIRPSAIPPKDYTINGKNVIFPKDSKAGGTWFVVDANGTVLVLLNGAGEKHKVVPPYRKSRGLIVLDIISSVSPKGFWNEIDLENIEPFTLVLFQNKELFQLRWNGNQKETTLLDSHKNHIWSSSTLYSAAIREKRTNWFYTFLEANPEISETKMLHFHRYTEEKNQENGLVINRNNEMKTLSITQSIIKKNKVAILHCDLIAQKEYKTSFIII from the coding sequence ATGTGTACAGTAAGTTTTATTCATGCCCACGATACAATTATCATTACCTCAAATCGTGATGAAAAAATAATTAGACCATCAGCAATACCGCCCAAAGATTATACTATAAACGGTAAGAATGTAATTTTTCCAAAAGATTCAAAAGCCGGTGGAACTTGGTTTGTTGTTGATGCAAATGGAACTGTTTTAGTTTTATTAAATGGTGCTGGCGAAAAACACAAAGTAGTGCCTCCTTATAGGAAAAGTCGCGGTCTAATTGTGCTTGATATTATTAGCAGCGTATCGCCGAAGGGTTTTTGGAACGAAATTGATTTGGAAAACATAGAACCTTTTACATTGGTTTTATTTCAAAATAAGGAGCTGTTTCAATTGCGATGGAATGGCAATCAGAAAGAAACGACTCTTTTAGATAGTCATAAAAATCATATTTGGTCGTCTTCAACGTTATATTCAGCGGCAATTCGGGAGAAACGTACCAATTGGTTTTATACTTTTTTGGAGGCAAATCCAGAAATATCAGAAACAAAAATGCTTCATTTTCATCGCTATACCGAAGAAAAAAATCAGGAAAACGGTTTGGTTATTAATCGAAATAACGAAATGAAAACCTTAAGTATTACACAATCAATTATCAAAAAAAATAAAGTTGCTATATTGCATTGCGATTTGATTGCACAAAAAGAGTATAAAACCTCATTTATCATTATTTAA
- a CDS encoding DoxX family protein, whose product MKTTILSWILRIAVAVILLQTLYFKFTGAEESIHIFTDLGVEPYGRIGTGILELITVILILMSRTILLGALLGSGIMIGAILSHLFVLGIEVENDGGTLFALANITLLSCLTLIFLNRENCQIY is encoded by the coding sequence ATGAAAACAACTATTTTATCTTGGATTTTACGTATTGCAGTTGCTGTGATTTTATTGCAAACATTGTATTTTAAATTTACGGGAGCAGAAGAGAGTATTCATATTTTTACTGATTTAGGAGTGGAACCTTATGGAAGAATTGGTACCGGGATTTTAGAATTGATTACTGTAATTCTAATTTTAATGTCCAGAACTATATTGCTTGGCGCATTACTAGGTTCCGGAATAATGATTGGTGCTATTCTTTCGCATCTGTTTGTACTGGGAATTGAAGTGGAAAATGATGGTGGAACATTATTTGCGTTGGCAAATATTACCTTATTAAGTTGCCTTACTTTAATCTTTTTAAATAGAGAAAACTGCCAAATTTATTAA
- a CDS encoding YHS domain-containing (seleno)protein, whose translation MKSKIHEGQKNSFKLGSKKQILCLLVIFISLTTVAQTENSRLTHFNLEHKVALQGYDPVAYFKQGKAVKGKKELTATYEGVTYNFSMPVNKEYFLKNPLKYEPQFGGWCAYAMGDSGEKVEINPQTFKVVDEKLYLFYNAYFNNTLKSWNKDQANLKLKAEGNWKKTIK comes from the coding sequence ATGAAGTCTAAAATACATGAAGGCCAAAAAAACAGCTTTAAACTTGGAAGTAAAAAACAGATTCTTTGTCTTTTGGTTATTTTTATTTCGCTTACAACTGTTGCACAAACCGAAAATAGTCGATTAACTCATTTCAATTTAGAACATAAAGTTGCCTTACAAGGGTACGATCCGGTAGCTTATTTTAAACAAGGGAAAGCTGTAAAGGGGAAAAAAGAACTAACAGCAACTTACGAAGGGGTAACGTATAATTTTTCAATGCCTGTAAATAAAGAATATTTCTTAAAAAACCCTTTGAAATATGAACCGCAATTTGGAGGTTGGTGCGCTTATGCGATGGGGGATTCCGGCGAAAAAGTGGAAATAAACCCACAAACTTTTAAGGTTGTTGACGAAAAATTATATTTATTTTATAATGCTTATTTTAATAATACATTGAAAAGTTGGAATAAAGACCAAGCTAATTTAAAGTTAAAAGCAGAAGGTAATTGGAAAAAAACAATCAAATAA
- a CDS encoding Crp/Fnr family transcriptional regulator produces MHEELKYWYLRDHKLFRTLSFGQIKQLCIITGFKKAQKGEIIYFSSSDVPRIFLLKKGTIKIVAVDEDGNETIKDIIQKGDLFGELTLETDDQTNEYAKVLSDDVAICSFLMADFEDLLLRNPSLALSYTKFVGLKMKRIKNSYSNLISKDAKTRLFQFLKDWAEKEGKKEGNKVVIENYLTQNDIAQIICTSRQTATQLLNEMETNGTLIYNRKEIVISDISKL; encoded by the coding sequence ATGCATGAAGAATTAAAATATTGGTATTTGCGCGATCATAAACTGTTTCGAACATTGAGTTTTGGACAAATTAAGCAGTTGTGTATCATTACCGGTTTTAAAAAAGCCCAGAAAGGGGAAATTATTTATTTTTCTTCTTCTGATGTGCCAAGGATTTTTTTGTTAAAAAAAGGAACTATAAAAATTGTCGCGGTTGATGAAGACGGAAATGAAACGATAAAAGACATTATTCAAAAAGGAGATTTATTCGGGGAACTTACTTTAGAAACCGATGATCAAACGAATGAATACGCAAAAGTGCTTTCTGATGACGTGGCTATTTGTAGCTTTCTAATGGCTGACTTTGAAGATCTATTATTACGAAATCCGAGTTTGGCGCTCTCTTATACCAAATTCGTTGGTTTGAAAATGAAACGCATCAAGAACAGTTATTCTAATTTGATTTCTAAAGATGCAAAAACCAGATTGTTCCAGTTTCTAAAAGATTGGGCTGAAAAAGAAGGTAAAAAAGAAGGTAATAAAGTGGTGATTGAAAATTATCTGACACAAAATGACATTGCACAGATTATTTGTACTTCAAGACAGACTGCGACTCAATTGCTCAATGAAATGGAAACTAACGGAACATTGATTTACAACCGAAAAGAAATCGTTATCTCGGATATTTCAAAACTATAG
- a CDS encoding acyl-CoA dehydrogenase family protein, which yields MDFNLTEEQLMIQQAARDFAQNELLPGVIERDEFSKFPTEQVKKMAELGFLGMMVDPKYGGSGLDSVSYVLAITEIAKVDASSAVVMSVNNSLVCAGLEKYCNEEQKMKYLVPLAKGEVIGAFCLSEPEAGSDATSQKTTAIDKGDYYLLNGTKNWITNGSSASTYIVIAQTDVEKGHKGINAFIVEKGWAGFDIGPKEKKMGIRGSDTHSLMFNDVKVPKENRIGADGFGFNFAMSVLNGGRIGIASQALGIATGAYELALKYSQERKAFGKEIFKHQAIAFKLADMATQIMAARMLCFKAASEKDLGMDISQSGAMAKLFASQTAMDTTIEAVQIHGGNGYVAEYHVERMMRDAKITQIYEGTSEIQRIVISRTLVS from the coding sequence ATGGATTTTAATCTAACCGAGGAGCAGTTAATGATTCAGCAAGCAGCTAGAGATTTTGCTCAAAACGAATTATTGCCAGGTGTTATTGAAAGAGACGAATTCTCTAAATTTCCAACGGAGCAGGTAAAAAAAATGGCGGAGCTTGGTTTTTTAGGAATGATGGTGGATCCTAAATATGGCGGTTCTGGATTGGACAGCGTTTCTTATGTTTTGGCGATTACTGAAATTGCTAAAGTAGATGCATCTTCAGCAGTGGTGATGTCTGTAAATAACTCTTTGGTTTGTGCAGGTTTAGAAAAGTACTGCAATGAAGAGCAAAAAATGAAATACTTAGTTCCTCTTGCTAAAGGAGAAGTAATAGGTGCTTTTTGTTTGTCTGAGCCTGAAGCAGGTTCTGATGCGACTTCGCAAAAAACAACTGCAATCGATAAAGGAGATTATTATTTATTGAATGGAACCAAGAACTGGATTACTAATGGATCTTCGGCATCTACTTATATTGTAATTGCTCAAACTGATGTTGAAAAAGGGCATAAAGGAATTAATGCATTTATAGTTGAAAAAGGTTGGGCAGGTTTTGATATTGGTCCAAAAGAGAAAAAAATGGGAATTCGTGGTTCAGATACCCATTCGTTAATGTTCAATGATGTTAAAGTACCAAAGGAAAACCGAATTGGAGCAGACGGATTTGGATTCAATTTTGCGATGAGCGTACTAAACGGCGGAAGAATAGGAATTGCTTCTCAAGCATTGGGAATTGCCACTGGTGCTTATGAGTTGGCTTTGAAATATTCTCAAGAACGTAAAGCTTTTGGAAAAGAAATTTTCAAACACCAAGCGATTGCTTTTAAATTAGCGGATATGGCAACTCAAATTATGGCTGCCAGAATGTTGTGTTTTAAAGCCGCATCCGAAAAAGATTTAGGAATGGATATTTCTCAATCTGGAGCAATGGCTAAGTTATTTGCTTCCCAAACCGCTATGGATACGACCATTGAAGCAGTTCAAATTCACGGTGGGAATGGCTATGTTGCCGAGTATCATGTGGAACGTATGATGCGTGATGCTAAAATCACTCAAATATATGAAGGGACTTCTGAAATTCAACGTATTGTGATTTCGAGAACATTAGTTTCTTAA
- a CDS encoding anhydro-N-acetylmuramic acid kinase has protein sequence MKEDYYNVIGVMSGTSLDGVDLAHIQFSVKNDKWAFEILESETIPYGLNLIKHLKSAVDYSKEQLEKLNQDYTKLLALIITDFIKKYNIENLDAVCSHGHTILHQPQNGFTLQIGNLSEIASLIHQTVVCDFRVQDVQLGGQGAPLVPIGDQILFPEYDYCMNLGGFSNVSFEQNNKRIAFDISPVNTVLNFYANQLGLDYDNKGIISKTGKINETLLKQLNALDFYKKAFPKSLGFEFVKETVLPLIERFEIAIEDKLCTFTEHVALQIALALPNKNGSLYITGGGAYNDFLIERIQSYLPEMKIIIPSAKILEFKEALIFALLGVLKLREEINVLSSVTGAKMDHSSGNVYYSK, from the coding sequence ATGAAGGAAGATTACTATAACGTTATCGGAGTAATGTCAGGAACTTCGCTTGACGGAGTCGATTTAGCACATATTCAATTTAGTGTAAAGAATGATAAATGGGCTTTTGAAATACTGGAAAGCGAAACAATTCCATACGGTTTAAACTTGATAAAACACTTAAAATCTGCTGTTGATTATTCTAAAGAGCAACTCGAAAAATTAAATCAAGATTACACAAAACTCTTGGCCTTAATCATTACAGATTTCATCAAAAAATATAACATCGAAAACCTCGATGCCGTTTGTTCTCATGGACATACTATTTTACACCAACCTCAAAACGGGTTTACGCTTCAAATTGGAAATTTATCCGAAATCGCTTCTTTAATTCACCAAACCGTAGTCTGCGACTTTAGAGTACAAGATGTCCAACTTGGCGGTCAAGGTGCTCCTTTAGTTCCCATTGGCGACCAAATATTATTTCCTGAATACGATTATTGCATGAATTTAGGTGGTTTTTCGAATGTATCTTTTGAACAAAATAACAAAAGAATTGCCTTTGATATTTCACCGGTAAATACGGTTTTGAATTTTTATGCCAATCAATTGGGATTGGATTATGACAATAAAGGAATTATTTCAAAAACAGGCAAAATCAATGAAACTTTATTAAAACAGCTTAATGCTTTGGACTTTTACAAAAAGGCTTTCCCAAAATCGTTAGGTTTTGAATTTGTAAAAGAAACTGTTTTACCTTTAATTGAACGTTTCGAAATTGCTATTGAAGACAAATTATGCACGTTCACTGAACATGTGGCGTTACAAATTGCTTTGGCTTTGCCTAATAAAAACGGAAGTCTTTATATAACTGGCGGTGGTGCATACAATGACTTTCTTATTGAACGTATTCAATCCTATTTACCGGAAATGAAAATTATAATTCCTTCTGCAAAGATCCTGGAATTCAAAGAAGCGTTGATTTTTGCGTTACTAGGCGTATTAAAATTACGAGAAGAAATCAATGTTTTGAGCAGTGTTACGGGTGCTAAAATGGATCACAGCTCTGGAAATGTTTATTACTCAAAATAA
- a CDS encoding Glu/Leu/Phe/Val dehydrogenase dimerization domain-containing protein → MKDLLKKFENKEPEIVFHWKDAETEAEGWTVINSLRGGAAGGGTRMRKGLDMNEVLSLAKTMEVKFSVSGPAIGGAKSGINFDPNDPRKKGVLQRWYKAVSPLLKSYYGTGGDLNVDEIHEVIPMTEECGVWHPQEGVFNGHFKPTEADKINRIGQLRQGVVKVIENPKFSPDVSRKYTIADMITGFGVAEAVRNYYTIYGGDVKGKKAIVQGFGNVGSAAAFYLAEMGAKIIGIIDRDGGLINEEGFSFEEIRALFLAKDGNKLVAENIIPFEEINQKIWTIGAEIFTPCAASRLVTQSQIDSLIANGLEVISCGANVPFADKEIFFGPIMEDVDHKVSLIPDFISNCGMARVFAYFMEKKVQMTDEAIFQDTSETIKKAIEKAHDLNPSKTNISATAFEIALKQLT, encoded by the coding sequence ATGAAAGATTTATTAAAGAAATTCGAAAATAAAGAACCTGAGATAGTTTTCCATTGGAAAGATGCTGAAACCGAAGCCGAAGGTTGGACTGTGATTAATTCACTTCGTGGTGGCGCCGCTGGCGGTGGAACCCGTATGAGAAAAGGATTGGATATGAATGAAGTTTTGTCTTTGGCAAAAACAATGGAAGTGAAATTTTCGGTTTCAGGACCTGCTATTGGCGGTGCTAAATCCGGAATTAATTTTGACCCGAATGATCCAAGGAAAAAAGGCGTTTTGCAACGTTGGTACAAAGCTGTTTCTCCTTTATTGAAAAGTTATTACGGAACCGGAGGCGATTTGAATGTAGATGAAATTCATGAAGTAATCCCCATGACGGAAGAATGTGGTGTTTGGCATCCACAAGAAGGCGTTTTTAACGGGCATTTCAAACCTACCGAAGCGGATAAAATCAACAGAATTGGTCAATTGCGTCAAGGTGTGGTTAAAGTAATTGAGAATCCGAAATTCTCACCGGATGTTTCTCGAAAATATACCATTGCAGATATGATTACCGGTTTTGGCGTTGCCGAAGCAGTTCGTAATTATTATACTATTTATGGCGGAGATGTAAAAGGCAAGAAAGCCATTGTCCAAGGTTTTGGAAATGTAGGTTCAGCTGCAGCATTTTATTTGGCCGAAATGGGTGCAAAAATCATCGGAATTATTGATAGAGATGGCGGACTAATTAATGAAGAAGGTTTTTCTTTCGAAGAAATAAGAGCATTATTCCTTGCTAAAGACGGAAACAAACTGGTTGCCGAAAACATAATCCCTTTTGAAGAAATCAATCAAAAAATCTGGACAATTGGTGCTGAAATATTCACTCCTTGCGCTGCTTCCAGATTAGTAACTCAATCTCAAATTGACAGCTTGATCGCTAATGGTCTTGAAGTAATTTCATGTGGCGCTAATGTTCCTTTTGCCGACAAGGAAATATTTTTTGGCCCAATTATGGAAGACGTAGATCATAAAGTGAGTTTAATTCCTGATTTTATTTCGAATTGTGGAATGGCAAGAGTTTTTGCTTATTTCATGGAAAAGAAAGTACAAATGACGGATGAAGCCATCTTTCAAGACACATCAGAAACCATTAAAAAGGCAATTGAAAAAGCACATGATTTGAATCCTAGCAAAACAAATATTAGTGCAACTGCTTTCGAAATTGCATTGAAACAGCTTACTTAA
- a CDS encoding biopolymer transporter ExbD, protein MSIKRKRRFHAEVATSSLSDIMFFLLLFFLIISTLANPNVIKMTLPKAKANEKTNKQYISLSVTEDKKFYIDKQPVAFEELEATLMSKMNSEKDQTVVVRIPFNLQVQDLVDVLQIGVKNNLKFVIATSPK, encoded by the coding sequence ATGTCTATAAAACGAAAAAGAAGATTTCATGCCGAAGTGGCTACTTCGTCATTAAGTGATATTATGTTTTTCTTGTTGTTATTTTTTCTTATTATATCCACTTTGGCGAATCCAAATGTTATAAAAATGACATTGCCAAAAGCAAAAGCAAACGAGAAAACCAACAAGCAATACATCAGTTTGTCAGTTACGGAAGATAAGAAATTCTATATCGACAAACAACCAGTAGCATTTGAAGAGTTAGAAGCGACTTTGATGTCTAAAATGAATAGTGAAAAGGATCAAACCGTTGTGGTAAGAATTCCGTTTAATTTGCAAGTGCAGGATTTAGTTGATGTATTGCAAATAGGAGTAAAGAACAATTTGAAGTTTGTGATTGCCACCAGTCCAAAGTAA
- a CDS encoding MotA/TolQ/ExbB proton channel family protein, giving the protein MFSFIQLQADTIANAASNVVIEKIAPNTEISVLEFILKGGFFLIPISILLFYTFYLIIERTLYINKASKIDSRLMLDIRDNLNSGNLDMARSIAERSNTASGNIIKEGVLVIGRPIAEIESNMDRAADIEIGEMEKYLGQLGLIAGIAPTLGFIGTISGVIKIFYSISVTENISIGNISGGLYEKMISSGSGLLVGIIAYSAYHLLNGKIDNFALKIQKQILEFVNIIQRS; this is encoded by the coding sequence ATGTTTAGTTTTATACAATTACAGGCCGACACTATTGCTAATGCTGCGTCAAACGTGGTAATCGAGAAAATTGCTCCAAATACTGAAATTTCTGTTTTGGAATTTATTTTAAAAGGAGGGTTCTTCTTAATACCAATTTCAATCCTATTATTCTATACTTTTTATTTGATTATAGAACGTACGTTGTATATTAATAAAGCATCAAAAATTGATAGCCGTTTGATGTTAGATATTAGAGATAATCTAAATTCAGGTAATTTGGATATGGCACGATCTATTGCCGAAAGAAGCAATACGGCTTCAGGTAATATTATTAAAGAAGGAGTCTTGGTTATTGGTAGGCCAATTGCTGAGATTGAATCTAATATGGATCGCGCTGCCGATATTGAAATTGGGGAAATGGAGAAGTATTTAGGTCAATTGGGTCTTATTGCAGGTATTGCGCCAACATTAGGATTTATTGGGACTATTTCTGGGGTAATTAAAATATTTTATAGTATTTCAGTTACTGAAAATATTAGTATTGGTAATATTTCTGGGGGTTTGTATGAGAAAATGATCAGTAGTGGTTCTGGATTATTGGTTGGTATTATCGCTTATAGTGCGTACCACTTATTAAACGGAAAAATTGATAATTTTGCTTTAAAAATTCAAAAACAAATATTGGAATTCGTAAATATTATTCAAAGATCGTAA
- a CDS encoding folylpolyglutamate synthase/dihydrofolate synthase family protein, translating into MNYQETINWMFSQLPMYQLQGASAYKKDLTNTHLLIAHLDNPQEKLKCIHIAGTNGKGSTSHMLASILQEAGYKVGLYTSPHLKDFRERIKINGIEISEDFVTDFTNKHKAFFEANDMSFFEMTVGLAFDYFAKEKVDIAIIEVGMGGRLDATNIITPLVSVITNIGLDHTQFLGNTLEAVAFEKAGIIKPNIPVIIGEYTPETKPVFLAKANECNSEIYFASDLITKTYSSDLIGDYQLHNKKNAIQTIAILNEQKEFKISQENIKSGLLQVVKNTGLQGRWQQLGEFPKVICDTAHNKNGLEIVLSQIQKETFEKLHIVLGVVNDKDLDEVLPLFPENAIYYFCKPNIPRGLDTTILQEKAKKHNLNGNTYSSVTEAYMSAKNNATKNDFIFIGGSTFVVAELPLNTGI; encoded by the coding sequence ATGAACTATCAGGAAACTATAAATTGGATGTTTAGTCAACTCCCGATGTACCAACTTCAGGGCGCTTCGGCCTATAAAAAAGATTTAACCAATACTCATTTACTAATAGCTCATCTTGATAACCCCCAAGAAAAACTAAAATGCATTCATATTGCAGGAACTAATGGGAAAGGTTCTACCTCCCATATGCTGGCTTCGATACTTCAGGAAGCGGGCTATAAAGTGGGACTATACACTTCGCCTCATTTAAAAGATTTCAGAGAACGGATTAAAATCAATGGAATTGAAATTTCCGAAGATTTTGTAACCGACTTTACAAATAAGCACAAAGCTTTTTTTGAAGCAAACGACATGAGTTTCTTTGAAATGACCGTTGGATTGGCTTTTGATTATTTTGCAAAAGAAAAAGTAGACATCGCCATTATAGAAGTTGGAATGGGTGGAAGACTGGACGCTACCAATATCATTACGCCACTTGTATCGGTTATTACGAATATTGGACTGGATCACACGCAATTTCTTGGTAACACACTTGAAGCTGTTGCTTTTGAAAAAGCAGGAATCATCAAACCAAATATTCCCGTAATTATTGGAGAATACACTCCTGAAACGAAACCAGTTTTTTTGGCCAAAGCCAATGAATGTAACTCGGAAATCTATTTTGCTTCTGATTTAATCACAAAAACCTATTCTTCCGACTTAATTGGTGATTATCAGCTGCATAATAAAAAAAACGCGATACAAACAATTGCTATTTTAAACGAGCAAAAAGAATTCAAAATTAGTCAAGAGAACATTAAATCCGGTTTGTTGCAAGTGGTAAAAAATACAGGACTTCAAGGAAGATGGCAACAACTAGGCGAATTTCCTAAAGTCATTTGCGATACGGCACACAATAAAAACGGATTAGAAATTGTCCTGAGCCAAATTCAAAAAGAAACGTTTGAAAAATTGCATATTGTACTTGGAGTGGTAAATGATAAAGATTTGGATGAAGTCTTGCCTTTATTCCCAGAAAATGCTATTTATTATTTCTGTAAACCAAACATTCCCCGTGGTTTAGACACTACTATTTTACAAGAAAAAGCAAAAAAACACAACCTTAACGGAAACACATACTCTTCTGTAACAGAAGCTTACATGTCCGCTAAGAATAATGCTACAAAAAATGATTTTATTTTTATTGGCGGTAGTACGTTTGTAGTAGCCGAATTACCTTTAAATACTGGGATTTAA
- a CDS encoding amylosucrase: MQQAEKLSKLNIFLEDKKIKDKNFHLRLGANFPIISDLYQNLYANSPYKDEGFDLLLKSLVKNFEERSAMQKKRDLTRVSNPNWYSSEKIVGMMLYVDLFNTDFNGLKEKIPYFRDLGINTVHLMPFLDVPEFENDGGYAVRNYREVNPKFGTMKDFEALVYEFQKNDMNLIMDFVLNHCADHHQWAVEARKGHPKYKDFFYFFPDRNLPNAYEQTMIEIFPDTSPGNFTYLPESNQWVMTLFYGYQWDLNYKNPMVLVEMIDTMLFWSNKGIDVFRLDAVAFMWKEIGKFNQNLPEVHLLLQLFKLCGQIVAPGVAYIAEAIVAPEEIIKYFGQGIAQGDECDIAYNANFMALSWEALATRNTNLLKKSINAVPKKPRNTTWINYARCHDDIGLGFDDKLVLELGLDSLQHRLYILKHYCDGFNGSFGLGQRFMIEHETGNARISGSMAALCGFEKALKENNQEQIQLAIKRINLQHAIILSLGGLPMIYSGDEVALPNNYDYLNDESKKYDNRWLHRSKMDWSLVENIEDSSSPQAQVYNKLKQLIEIRKQTPAFADNNDLEFIDYENTHLLVYNKTDNKGEKICVIVNFSEFDTVFERSLFADLNESKLFNLITGSEIEIREKNFIGAYDVLWLRK; encoded by the coding sequence ATGCAACAGGCTGAAAAGTTATCAAAATTGAATATTTTCTTGGAAGATAAAAAAATTAAAGACAAGAATTTTCATTTAAGATTGGGAGCCAATTTTCCAATTATTAGTGATTTATATCAAAATTTATATGCCAATAGTCCTTATAAAGACGAAGGATTTGATTTATTATTGAAATCTTTGGTCAAGAATTTTGAGGAGCGTTCTGCTATGCAAAAGAAACGTGACTTGACGCGAGTTTCTAACCCTAATTGGTATTCCAGTGAGAAAATTGTTGGGATGATGTTGTATGTTGATCTCTTTAATACTGATTTTAATGGATTGAAAGAGAAAATTCCTTACTTCAGAGATTTGGGAATTAACACAGTGCATCTGATGCCTTTTTTGGATGTGCCGGAATTTGAAAATGATGGCGGTTATGCAGTGCGTAATTACCGTGAGGTTAATCCTAAATTTGGAACAATGAAGGATTTTGAAGCTTTGGTATATGAGTTTCAAAAAAACGACATGAATTTAATTATGGATTTTGTGCTTAATCATTGTGCAGATCATCATCAATGGGCTGTTGAGGCTCGTAAAGGGCATCCGAAGTACAAAGATTTTTTCTATTTTTTTCCAGACAGAAATTTACCGAATGCTTATGAACAAACCATGATTGAAATCTTTCCGGATACTTCTCCTGGAAATTTTACATATTTACCAGAGAGTAATCAATGGGTAATGACTTTGTTTTATGGGTATCAATGGGATTTGAATTATAAAAATCCAATGGTTCTGGTAGAAATGATAGACACCATGTTGTTCTGGTCCAATAAAGGAATAGATGTTTTTCGGTTAGATGCCGTAGCTTTCATGTGGAAGGAAATAGGGAAGTTTAATCAAAATCTGCCAGAAGTTCATCTTTTGCTTCAGCTCTTTAAATTGTGTGGTCAAATTGTGGCTCCGGGTGTTGCTTATATTGCTGAAGCAATTGTGGCTCCAGAAGAAATTATAAAATATTTTGGGCAAGGAATAGCTCAAGGTGATGAGTGTGATATTGCCTATAATGCTAATTTTATGGCATTGAGTTGGGAAGCTTTGGCTACACGAAATACTAATTTACTTAAAAAATCTATCAATGCAGTTCCTAAAAAACCAAGAAATACAACATGGATAAATTATGCCAGATGTCACGATGACATTGGGCTGGGATTTGATGATAAATTAGTTCTTGAACTTGGATTAGACAGCTTGCAGCATCGCCTGTATATTTTGAAGCATTATTGTGATGGATTTAATGGAAGTTTTGGATTAGGACAGCGTTTTATGATTGAACATGAAACGGGTAATGCCCGTATCTCTGGTTCTATGGCAGCATTATGTGGCTTTGAAAAAGCATTAAAAGAAAATAATCAAGAACAAATTCAACTAGCGATAAAACGAATCAATTTGCAGCATGCCATTATTTTGTCTTTAGGTGGTTTGCCAATGATTTATAGTGGAGATGAGGTGGCTCTTCCAAATAATTACGATTACTTGAATGATGAAAGTAAAAAATACGATAACCGTTGGTTGCATCGTTCTAAAATGGATTGGAGTTTAGTTGAAAACATAGAAGATTCGTCATCGCCACAAGCTCAAGTATACAATAAGTTAAAACAATTAATTGAAATTCGGAAACAAACCCCAGCTTTCGCAGATAATAATGATTTAGAATTTATTGATTACGAGAATACACATTTGTTAGTATATAACAAAACGGACAACAAAGGGGAGAAGATATGTGTTATTGTAAATTTTTCTGAATTTGATACTGTTTTTGAAAGAAGTTTGTTTGCTGATTTGAACGAAAGTAAATTATTCAATTTAATAACAGGAAGTGAAATTGAGATTCGCGAAAAAAACTTTATAGGTGCTTATGATGTATTGTGGCTAAGGAAGTAA